The Fulvivirga ligni genome window below encodes:
- a CDS encoding LodA/GoxA family CTQ-dependent oxidase — protein MSETSLRIHPAIGMARVGNSTEYYLGPETMAAHPQEGSDTTGGLPIKPNTESTTITSGDLRDGQGRLKRQAARFKIYQYANSPSTLSYPSTPGEEVKIGSVVDGKKVSNIIWTAHLANKKANCWMIDETANKGILLYENGKTPPLRNPSFGSDPGSTNRLQKLIIDAGPRAINSANGSSPVKFDNKTTASYLNTSSGKITEVPNYPIQFPASSGSESDGSTPIDYLGELLTDEQGRLLVLGGHGLACGFNNEGQFDASQSLCADVDNNNWLDDTSDGPVTATLVFEDGTQHVIPGSAWVVVTDPAYAPQTLNVVSLWDDVYNTWLENFNLQPEVYSGSYNQNYQPDFKEDVFPVLNAAHMQRWNTNLPDQAVTAHKSMMNFTEQPPKMNIMSFIRKVDGSQNEKGSPLMPLSLGDADQSFLTISHQQYFFMEQWTKGKCVGATPVKLGAGEQLDKTILVNCLGGRFSPGIDMTFIVRDTHLYNSNWHDPNIGPFRINAEPLDYASATKDQPFLGVGYTPLRPDPVQPGDICKFMAIPWHTDYNSCATHTPDPNPGGKLTKENVYSGEVNTTLYWSWPAQRPVAVYTFKDLSANEGNLKNTIQRFSVRGEGTAATSPMNNPGCPVSTDFDTAAMNVGRYQNRKNILTGWSKIGTVIQGTAIDGYPDSYDKDYYLEVQSEFEKDYSNLVIQWPNNVDDSVQPPEN, from the coding sequence ATGTCAGAAACCTCTTTAAGAATACACCCTGCTATTGGCATGGCCAGAGTAGGCAACAGTACTGAATATTATCTGGGGCCCGAAACGATGGCCGCTCACCCTCAGGAAGGCTCAGATACCACCGGGGGCTTACCCATAAAACCCAACACTGAAAGCACCACCATTACCAGCGGCGACCTGAGAGATGGCCAGGGTAGACTGAAACGCCAGGCCGCAAGATTTAAGATTTATCAATATGCTAACTCCCCCAGCACTCTAAGCTACCCTTCTACACCGGGTGAAGAAGTTAAAATTGGCTCAGTGGTAGATGGAAAAAAGGTAAGTAATATCATCTGGACCGCTCATTTGGCCAACAAAAAAGCTAATTGTTGGATGATAGATGAAACTGCCAATAAAGGTATTCTACTATATGAAAATGGTAAAACGCCACCCTTGAGAAATCCATCATTTGGATCTGACCCCGGCAGCACCAATAGGCTTCAGAAGCTCATCATTGATGCTGGCCCCCGGGCTATCAACAGTGCCAATGGCTCTTCACCAGTGAAATTTGATAATAAAACCACAGCATCCTACCTGAACACTTCATCGGGGAAGATTACAGAGGTTCCTAATTATCCTATTCAATTTCCTGCGTCTAGCGGTTCTGAAAGTGATGGGAGCACCCCAATTGACTATTTAGGTGAGCTATTGACCGATGAGCAAGGTAGGCTTCTAGTGCTCGGCGGTCATGGACTGGCCTGTGGTTTTAACAATGAAGGGCAATTTGACGCCAGCCAGTCATTATGTGCTGATGTAGACAACAATAACTGGCTGGACGACACCTCTGACGGACCAGTTACTGCCACATTGGTTTTTGAAGATGGTACTCAACATGTAATTCCCGGTAGTGCCTGGGTAGTTGTTACTGACCCCGCGTATGCTCCACAGACCCTCAACGTTGTGAGTCTTTGGGATGATGTATATAACACCTGGTTAGAAAATTTCAATTTACAACCCGAAGTATATAGCGGTTCTTATAATCAGAACTATCAACCTGATTTTAAGGAAGATGTGTTTCCCGTACTCAATGCAGCCCACATGCAGCGATGGAATACGAATCTTCCGGATCAGGCCGTGACGGCTCACAAAAGCATGATGAATTTCACGGAACAACCGCCGAAGATGAACATCATGTCTTTCATTAGAAAAGTGGATGGGAGTCAAAATGAAAAAGGGTCACCTTTAATGCCGCTCTCTCTTGGTGATGCTGACCAATCTTTTCTCACCATATCCCATCAGCAGTACTTTTTTATGGAACAATGGACCAAAGGAAAATGTGTTGGCGCTACGCCTGTGAAACTCGGTGCCGGTGAGCAACTGGACAAGACCATTCTGGTGAATTGTCTTGGGGGAAGATTTAGTCCGGGCATAGATATGACCTTCATTGTAAGAGACACCCATTTGTACAACAGTAACTGGCACGATCCAAACATTGGCCCTTTTAGGATAAACGCAGAACCACTGGATTATGCTAGTGCCACAAAAGATCAGCCTTTTCTTGGTGTAGGTTACACTCCTTTAAGGCCAGATCCTGTACAGCCGGGTGATATATGCAAGTTTATGGCTATACCCTGGCATACTGATTATAACAGCTGCGCCACCCATACACCTGATCCTAATCCCGGGGGTAAGCTTACAAAAGAGAATGTTTATAGTGGGGAAGTAAATACCACGCTTTACTGGTCATGGCCTGCCCAGCGACCCGTGGCAGTCTACACTTTCAAGGACCTTTCAGCCAATGAAGGTAACTTAAAAAACACGATCCAACGATTTTCCGTCAGAGGGGAAGGCACCGCTGCCACTTCTCCCATGAATAATCCGGGCTGCCCTGTCTCCACAGATTTTGATACCGCAGCCATGAACGTTGGCCGCTATCAAAACAGGAAGAACATACTTACAGGATGGAGTAAAATTGGCACTGTAATTCAAGGTACCGCCATAGATGGCTACCCTGATAGCTATGATAAAGATTACTATCTGGAAGTGCAGAGTGAATTTGAAAAGGATTATAGCAACCTGGTAATCCAGTGGCCTAATAATGTGGATGATAGTGTTCAACCCCCTGAAAATTAA
- a CDS encoding tryptophan 7-halogenase codes for MTLKKIAIIGAGPAGCACAIRLSQITNYKITLISAPEKDFYIGECVPPEIKKPLLTLNIYKAFLKDKHIPSFGSCSYWGSQYPGYNDSIMNPHGHGWHLNRKKFNQLLIQTADSKKNIQLIKNSTFRKTLDSSTLIYKDPDGANRTLSYDFIIDASGPKSIVAKYFGETQIHDTPLICVGMKFKQEKPALLSHLTQIEAVKHGWWYATSLPNQEALVTLFTHASIIKKLQLNSFLPWHNLLEGTSTEHWLKEYHYSPSQHHLFMFAAHSFCLSSIHGRNWLAVGDAASCYDPITSNGIIKSITEGIRSAEMLRNGDRYMKNLYIHDQNVKARYEHYRNMRSLYYNLERRWPNSAFWKIIQNPEEGNSIQDFAMSHQH; via the coding sequence ATGACATTAAAGAAGATTGCAATCATTGGCGCAGGCCCCGCTGGGTGTGCCTGCGCCATTAGGTTATCTCAGATAACAAACTATAAAATCACTTTAATAAGTGCCCCAGAGAAAGACTTCTATATTGGCGAATGTGTCCCTCCGGAAATAAAAAAGCCTCTGCTTACACTTAATATTTATAAGGCCTTTTTAAAAGACAAACATATTCCCTCTTTCGGATCTTGCTCCTACTGGGGCAGTCAATATCCTGGCTACAATGATTCTATTATGAATCCTCATGGTCATGGCTGGCACTTGAATAGAAAAAAGTTTAATCAACTTCTGATTCAAACCGCTGACAGTAAGAAAAATATTCAGTTAATTAAAAATTCTACTTTCAGAAAAACACTGGACAGCAGCACGCTCATTTACAAGGATCCTGACGGAGCTAACCGAACACTGTCTTATGACTTTATTATTGATGCCTCCGGTCCTAAAAGCATAGTTGCCAAGTATTTTGGCGAGACTCAGATTCATGACACACCACTAATATGTGTAGGCATGAAGTTTAAGCAGGAAAAACCAGCCTTACTATCACACCTCACACAAATAGAAGCTGTAAAACATGGCTGGTGGTACGCCACATCCCTTCCCAATCAAGAAGCGTTAGTGACCTTATTCACACATGCCAGTATCATAAAAAAATTACAACTGAACTCATTCTTACCATGGCATAACCTACTTGAGGGCACTAGCACAGAGCATTGGTTAAAAGAATACCATTATTCTCCTTCGCAACATCATTTATTCATGTTTGCTGCCCATTCCTTCTGCCTCTCCTCCATACACGGACGCAATTGGTTGGCGGTTGGAGATGCTGCATCATGTTATGACCCCATTACTTCGAACGGTATTATCAAATCCATTACAGAAGGCATACGATCAGCAGAAATGCTTAGAAATGGAGATAGATACATGAAAAACCTTTACATACATGATCAAAATGTAAAAGCACGATATGAACATTATCGGAACATGAGGTCATTATATTATAATCTGGAAAGACGGTGGCCAAATAGTGCTTTCTGGAAGATTATTCAAAACCCTGAAGAAGGTAACTCAATCCAGGACTTTGCCATGAGCCATCAGCACTGA
- a CDS encoding helix-turn-helix domain-containing protein yields the protein MKNKELALRIKNLRSRKGFSQEELADKTGLSLRTIQRIENGETEPRGDSLKRLAAAFDVAPDEIMDWTVEENNGFLTSLNLAALTFIIFPILGILVPLIMWISKKDKIKGINSTAKSILNFQITWVMVLFVGYSAIVASIAYAFESEQNISSSIIRPRMLFMVVFFAVMYLYNLTLIIINIVKSNQQMRVRYIPGIPFLGR from the coding sequence ATGAAGAATAAAGAACTTGCTCTCAGAATTAAAAATTTAAGAAGTAGAAAAGGGTTTTCTCAGGAGGAATTGGCTGATAAAACAGGGTTGAGTCTACGAACCATTCAGAGAATTGAAAACGGTGAGACGGAACCTCGAGGGGATTCCTTAAAAAGGCTGGCAGCTGCTTTTGATGTAGCACCAGATGAAATCATGGACTGGACCGTAGAAGAGAATAATGGCTTTCTTACCAGTCTTAATCTGGCGGCGCTTACCTTTATTATTTTTCCGATTCTCGGTATTCTGGTGCCCCTTATTATGTGGATCTCCAAGAAGGACAAGATAAAAGGTATTAATTCTACTGCAAAATCGATTCTTAACTTCCAGATCACCTGGGTAATGGTGCTCTTTGTTGGGTATTCAGCTATTGTGGCAAGTATAGCTTACGCCTTTGAGTCAGAGCAAAACATTAGTTCATCCATAATCCGACCGCGTATGCTCTTTATGGTCGTATTCTTCGCGGTAATGTATCTTTATAATTTAACGCTGATTATCATCAACATTGTTAAATCTAACCAGCAAATGAGAGTCCGTTATATTCCAGGCATTCCATTTTTAGGTAGGTAA
- a CDS encoding DUF3347 domain-containing protein has product MKTMKLIPSLFVAAAIALSITACGDTKKEENTEETEVVAEATEAPAEESEAGVMSQEDAKAVLVSYLKVKNALVKTNAEEASSAAAEIANTLKANDASSAETLYADAQNIANVKDVETQRKYFNELSEHMYTLVKSTKANDATVYRQFCPMAFNNEGAYWLSMEEEVNNPYFGDKMLHCGKVDETIE; this is encoded by the coding sequence ATGAAAACTATGAAATTAATCCCATCACTATTTGTGGCTGCCGCCATCGCTCTATCAATAACAGCTTGTGGCGACACTAAAAAAGAAGAAAACACAGAAGAAACAGAAGTAGTAGCCGAAGCCACAGAAGCCCCTGCCGAAGAAAGCGAAGCAGGTGTAATGTCTCAAGAAGATGCCAAAGCGGTGCTTGTCTCATATCTTAAAGTAAAGAATGCATTAGTAAAAACCAATGCAGAAGAGGCGAGCAGTGCCGCTGCTGAAATTGCCAATACGCTAAAGGCTAATGATGCCAGCTCAGCAGAAACACTATACGCTGATGCTCAGAATATTGCCAACGTAAAAGATGTAGAAACACAACGTAAATATTTCAACGAGCTTTCTGAGCATATGTACACCTTGGTGAAATCTACTAAAGCTAATGATGCTACCGTTTACAGACAGTTTTGCCCAATGGCTTTTAATAACGAAGGTGCTTATTGGTTAAGCATGGAAGAAGAAGTGAACAATCCTTACTTCGGAGATAAAATGCTTCACTGTGGTAAGGTAGACGAGACTATTGAGTAA
- a CDS encoding efflux RND transporter periplasmic adaptor subunit translates to MKLNKSTILLMLAALTVGVLLGSLFFGGKDDEHQHAENEASEESTVWTCSMHPQIRQEKPGKCPICGMELIPLSDSKGKLVSNEALQMSESAAALADVQTIVVGEGAAASKNLQLSGKIEADERNISQVSAQFKGRIEKLYVNFTGEKVKRGQVLATIYSPELITAQQELLEAAKYKDSSPAIYQAVRNKLKNLQVADAEINKIESTGEVSIAVPVRSSYAGVVRELHVSAGDNVNKGESLFGIVDLSKLWVVLDAYEKDLNHISEGDLVTFTVPSLPGQNFKAKVTFIDPFIDPSNRVAGIRAEVINDKGKLKPEMFVRAAIKNDNQSNGGEVITVPQSAVLWTGKRSLVYVKLDNYDQPTFEYREVILGAEKGDHYVIESGLKAGERVVVNGTFSIDAAAQLAGKPSMMNPKEASKQMDISNDAKSALKPVINKYLLLKDALVSDNFNEGKSQASELLAGLKAVNMEVFTGDAHMLWMKQAKPLKEAAALIADSKDIGAARASFISLSEKMIALIQGMNPSASTLYVQHCPMADNNKGADWLSSEKEVKNPYFGASMLTCGEVTKVIE, encoded by the coding sequence ATGAAACTAAATAAATCAACAATACTATTGATGCTGGCCGCCCTGACAGTAGGGGTGTTGCTCGGAAGCCTCTTCTTCGGAGGAAAGGATGATGAACACCAGCATGCAGAAAATGAGGCTTCTGAAGAGTCTACAGTATGGACTTGCTCCATGCACCCTCAAATTCGACAAGAAAAGCCTGGTAAGTGCCCAATCTGTGGTATGGAATTGATTCCGTTAAGCGATAGCAAAGGAAAGCTGGTTTCCAATGAGGCCCTTCAAATGAGTGAGTCAGCAGCAGCTTTGGCAGATGTTCAGACCATAGTGGTGGGGGAGGGAGCAGCGGCTTCTAAAAACCTGCAGCTCAGCGGAAAAATTGAGGCCGATGAAAGGAATATTTCTCAAGTCTCGGCTCAATTTAAAGGCAGAATAGAAAAGCTGTATGTGAATTTTACTGGCGAAAAAGTAAAAAGAGGTCAGGTATTGGCTACCATATATTCACCTGAATTGATTACCGCACAGCAGGAATTATTAGAAGCTGCCAAATACAAGGATTCTAGCCCAGCTATCTATCAGGCGGTCAGAAATAAACTGAAAAACCTGCAGGTGGCCGATGCTGAGATCAATAAGATTGAATCGACCGGAGAAGTTAGTATTGCAGTACCTGTTCGTTCAAGCTATGCGGGTGTGGTGCGCGAGCTCCATGTTTCAGCGGGAGATAATGTAAATAAAGGAGAGTCATTGTTCGGAATTGTTGATCTCAGCAAGCTTTGGGTAGTTTTAGATGCTTATGAAAAGGATTTGAACCATATTTCAGAAGGTGATTTAGTAACGTTCACTGTTCCTTCATTACCTGGACAAAACTTTAAAGCGAAGGTGACATTCATTGATCCCTTTATTGATCCATCGAATCGCGTGGCAGGTATTAGGGCTGAAGTGATTAACGACAAAGGAAAGTTAAAACCAGAAATGTTCGTTAGGGCAGCTATTAAAAATGATAATCAATCAAATGGTGGCGAGGTGATTACCGTTCCTCAATCAGCTGTTCTCTGGACAGGAAAACGCTCTTTGGTATATGTGAAGCTGGATAACTACGATCAGCCCACTTTTGAATATCGAGAGGTGATATTAGGAGCAGAAAAAGGAGATCATTATGTGATTGAAAGTGGATTGAAAGCTGGAGAAAGGGTAGTGGTAAACGGTACTTTCAGCATAGATGCCGCAGCTCAGTTAGCAGGTAAACCCAGCATGATGAATCCAAAGGAAGCTAGTAAGCAAATGGATATTTCTAATGATGCAAAGAGTGCTCTAAAACCAGTTATCAATAAATACCTCTTATTGAAAGATGCTCTGGTAAGTGACAATTTCAATGAAGGGAAATCACAGGCTAGTGAATTATTGGCGGGTTTAAAGGCCGTTAATATGGAAGTGTTTACTGGAGATGCTCATATGCTGTGGATGAAGCAGGCTAAACCCCTCAAAGAGGCCGCAGCACTAATTGCTGACAGCAAAGATATTGGGGCAGCAAGGGCAAGTTTTATATCGCTTTCAGAAAAAATGATAGCCTTGATCCAGGGAATGAACCCGTCAGCCTCAACACTTTATGTACAACACTGCCCCATGGCAGATAATAATAAAGGGGCCGATTGGCTGAGCAGTGAGAAAGAAGTAAAAAATCCATACTTCGGTGCATCCATGCTCACCTGCGGAGAAGTAACAAAGGTGATTGAGTAG
- a CDS encoding TolC family protein produces the protein MKALIIMMLLALSFHSHAQLNQYLKEAADHNPMLQAQFHRYYADLQKVPQVGALPDPKASLSYAILPTETRVGERVLGLELSQSFPWFGTLAAKRDAASQQAEVSYQEFLKTKNELFYQVKSAYYQIYITQKSIATTEKYLEILDRDEQVSLGRIEGGEGSMVDVLQVQMENKERVAQLEALKDQLQTQTAQFNALLSRPIREEVHMQDSLQILSLPVDDQMMLDSVLLKNPELNALYQQNTALESQKNIAIKEGQPSFGVGVNYGLVTPRTDMDVPQNGQDILMPMATVSIPLYRKKYKAKISEVDYMQQSLQQQIEQKKNSLEAQLIQAINQYKDAERKRKLYDELLIQSRQASNIITQAYAGGDGSYEKVLDIEQQMLRYELASEQAKANVHIAIALLEKLWAKNIDIDHETK, from the coding sequence ATGAAAGCATTGATAATAATGATGTTGCTGGCACTAAGCTTCCATAGCCATGCTCAGCTAAATCAATACCTAAAAGAAGCCGCCGATCATAACCCCATGCTCCAGGCACAGTTTCATCGGTATTATGCTGACTTGCAGAAGGTTCCTCAGGTTGGAGCATTGCCAGACCCAAAGGCTAGTCTTAGTTATGCCATTTTACCCACCGAAACCAGAGTGGGAGAGCGGGTTTTAGGGCTTGAACTGTCGCAGTCGTTCCCTTGGTTTGGTACACTGGCAGCGAAAAGAGATGCCGCTTCTCAGCAGGCAGAAGTGAGCTATCAGGAATTTTTGAAGACGAAAAATGAGCTCTTTTATCAGGTTAAATCGGCTTATTATCAGATATATATCACCCAAAAAAGCATAGCTACTACTGAGAAGTACCTGGAAATTCTGGATAGGGATGAACAGGTAAGTCTTGGGAGAATTGAAGGAGGAGAAGGCTCTATGGTGGATGTGCTGCAGGTGCAGATGGAAAATAAGGAGCGAGTGGCTCAACTCGAGGCTTTAAAAGATCAGCTGCAAACGCAAACGGCTCAGTTCAATGCTTTGCTAAGTAGACCTATTCGTGAAGAGGTGCATATGCAAGACAGCCTGCAAATCTTATCTCTGCCTGTGGATGATCAGATGATGCTGGATAGCGTGCTATTGAAAAATCCTGAGTTAAACGCTCTATATCAGCAGAATACAGCCTTGGAAAGCCAGAAGAATATTGCTATAAAGGAAGGTCAGCCTTCTTTTGGAGTAGGTGTGAATTATGGTTTGGTAACGCCACGTACTGATATGGATGTGCCACAAAACGGTCAGGATATTCTCATGCCAATGGCTACGGTGAGTATTCCTTTGTATCGTAAAAAATATAAAGCGAAGATTAGTGAGGTGGATTATATGCAGCAAAGTTTGCAGCAGCAGATTGAGCAAAAGAAAAATTCATTGGAAGCTCAGCTGATCCAGGCTATTAACCAATACAAAGATGCCGAGCGTAAGCGCAAACTTTATGATGAGCTGTTGATCCAATCGCGACAAGCATCTAATATTATTACTCAGGCTTATGCAGGAGGAGATGGTAGTTATGAAAAAGTGCTGGATATAGAACAGCAGATGCTGCGCTATGAGCTGGCTTCAGAGCAGGCCAAGGCTAACGTTCACATTGCGATAGCATTACTTGAAAAATTATGGGCTAAAAACATTGATATTGATCATGAAACTAAATAA